The bacterium region CGCTACGCCGAGCGCCCGGCAGCGGGCCCCGAGTGCCCGCACGGCAGTACGGTTTCCGAAGTCACGGGAGAAGTGCTCCGAGCTGAACGCCGCCAGCTCGATGCCGGCAAACTCCATCTCCGCCGCCCAGCCGGCGAACTCCTCGTACTGCTTGAGCGTTGGTTCGTCACCGTACCGGACGCGCGCGTACGCGACCGTCACGCCTAGGCGCACAGCCCACCCTCCCTGACAGGGGTAGTTCCTCGGTTCTACTTCGAGTGTTTGTCGGCGACCTTTGTGGCGCCGTAGGCGTCGGGCTTGATGACCGCGGCATAGCCCGATCCCGAGACCATGCCCACGACCTCACGGATGATCCGCTTCGTTTCGCCGTTGGGGCCGACGTCCAGGTGGATCTCCACAGGCAGATTGGAGTAGCCGTTGCGGCCGAGCTCCGTGGTCAACAGGTGGGCGGCCTCCAGGCTCAGCGACGTTTCGAGCATGATGCGCTGCCGGAGGCTCTCGATCTTGCGGTTGTGGAACTTCCGGTAGAAGTACCGGCCGCCATGGCCTACCCGGTGGACTACTACCGCGGTGACGAACGTGGTGTCGTCTGAGACCAGCGAGTCGGTGCCGATTATCAAATGGTAGTTCTGGTCGGGCTCGCTCTTCATGTAGCCGACCAGGTGGCGGAACATCTGCTCA contains the following coding sequences:
- a CDS encoding ribonuclease H-like YkuK family protein, whose translation is MDFVSPTLGQLSFEQMFRHLVGYMKSEPDQNYHLIIGTDSLVSDDTTFVTAVVVHRVGHGGRYFYRKFHNRKIESLRQRIMLETSLSLEAAHLLTTELGRNGYSNLPVEIHLDVGPNGETKRIIREVVGMVSGSGYAAVIKPDAYGATKVADKHSK